In Anomaloglossus baeobatrachus isolate aAnoBae1 chromosome 2, aAnoBae1.hap1, whole genome shotgun sequence, the DNA window TGATATGCCATACTTATGAGGTGgatggagaagtgctcactaacacagatttagacaaatttgtgactaACATTTGAGAGAAAAATACCTTTTGTGTACATGGAAAAagttttagatctttgagttcagctcatgaaaaatgggaacgaaaataagtgttgcatttatattttttttcagtGTATTTACAGGGAACCTAACAACAATACTCCCCCTGTGGAAGCAGAGCTAGTGGACGATAGAGCAGTGTAAAATACAAGGTGGCcagaaaataacctaaggtgtttggagccgtgtgcagactgacccagtcgacagaattggctgaaaatgtgTATGTATTTTagtcaaggcatggggaaatggaaggcatcttaaaaacttttttataccaaaactccccaccaggttaaAAAGGTACAGTGAGCGAAAAGCCCAAAAACCGtgtgccgataattggagatgtcacaattgttccacagactagcataactgttcaatatggccaccatcatgcatggtgatcatgttcattcTATGCACAACATGCTCAACACTtgcgtgtaacatgtctggtgggatgctgcaTACTTCCAATATGATTTtgtctttgaggtcagccagggtgttgACATTTCCCCGATTAAATACTCTCcttcaagtgtccccacaaccagaaatcacaaggattgagatcgggTGAATGCGGTTGCCATGCGTTAGGGAAGAAGCAGCTCAAAATCTTGTCATCAGGAAAATGTGCACTCAGAACGTTCTTCACACGATTTGCGGTGTAAGGAGGTGCTCCATCATGTATGAAGGTAGTTGTCTGAAGACACTGCCACTGTTGGAGTTGCGgaacgaccactgtttccagcattgtctgtatctcgctgctgtcacggaacaggtagcaaccccagtAGGCCTCATTTCTTCATAAAAGAACAGTCCAAGGATGAATGATGAGGTTAAACCACACCAAACAGTTATCTTTGGCAAATGCAGCGGAACCCCTTCAACCGCATGCAGATTTTCAGTAGCTCATGTGACCgttttgtgtgttcaccgttccattcaggtaaaaatgtgCTTCGTCacaccacagaacattccatggccaattgccatccacttccatTCTCGCCAGAGACATGAATGCAAATGTAATGCGGGTATCATTGATGAAGGCTAATTTTGTACGGGTATGCCCTCAAGACCTTTTCaaagaactttccacactgtgctgtacgaGAGCCCCAATTGTctggaaacactgcgtgcactgctgttTCCGGCAGGGTTGTTCATGCCCTGTTCCTCcacggcagtggcaatgtcctccacaacctctctgcttaccagtCGTTGCCTgcgccctggctgaacactcaaTAACCCTGTTGCCCCAAAAGATGTCATCATCTCTCTTagcgaattgacagccattggaccgctacgtgtgtgaaggtctttcaaacgacgaaaggctctcagtgcagcattcctggcattctcattAAACAACCGCACTAACCGCGCACGTTCCGGcagagacaggcatcttgcagactgagttgcaaggcgcgctcactgtacagcgctactttgtcacctggtggggagttttggtataaaaaaaaaacgttaagatgccttccgtttcccaatgctttgaatagcatacatacacaTTTTCAGCCAATTCTATCCACTGgttcagtctgcacacggctccaaacaccttcggttattttatggccaccttgtatttgAAATATGTCTATTACAGTGCCCTATGTGTTGCGCTGAAATTTGGCTTTCATTGATAAACTCATTATGCTCACAAGTGCAGTTGTTGGTGTATCAGTGCACTTGTAGTCTGTGTCTCGTCTATGCTTCTCCCTGCAGTTTTCACCTCCCCTAACTTCTTGACTGACAGTGGAGAAGAGAGGTGACGTTATGCAACTAAGGACTTGTTCATACAGGAGTATGAATCGTACAAGTGCAATCCAATAAGAAAAGGAATTTCACTTGGACCTATGTTATTCAATTaggccagtgttccccaactccagcacTCAAGgatcaccaacagtgcatgttttcaggatgtccttagtattgcacagggaaTAATtgaatcacctgcacaggtgataattagagatgagtggacctgttggTTCGATTCGGTGGGTTCAGTCAGACTTTAGATAAATTTTGGTTCGGGACCTGGAGTTaacctaaaccccaatggaagtcactaatttggtATTTCGGGTCTCTGCCCTCATGCAGCCAGTTATAAACAGATCAATTCCAGGAGAGGGTGGgctgtttttttcatttttaattttttttctgtacACACTACATTCAATCACGCTGTTGTCAccccccagtgagagccgttcaaacacggcaagaggctcgcactgggctgagcaccgagcgtagcgATATTCGCGCGAGTGgctttcatacgtaaagcacctgaactcgaaCTCTGAGTTGTTTTTTTGTAAAGCCTGTGTTCAGTACAAGCACTGAACCTCGGATTCACTTCTCTCCAGTGATAATTCCAACACCtgtgtaaggcctgtttcagatgtcagtaaaaaacacagacatttttcactgacatgttgcaAACGCATATGTctctctgtgtgccgtgaatcacgaagGTGAGAAGGtgtgttaaaaatgctttttattttcaatgtccatgtttttctggtacgtgtttcacggatcacaccatagtgtggtccatgggacatcagtgatgccagaaaaaaatggacatgtctctgtgcggcagtcACGAACAcgcgtgtatgccgcacggagacacggtcagtgaaaaatcactgatgcgtGCGCAGCCCCATTGATTATAATGCGTCTGCGTATGTCcataattctggtacgtataaaaactagcacatacataccacaatcactgatgtgtgaaagagaccttatGCTAAGGACATCCTTAAAACATGCCAGTGTTGGTGGGCCTTCAAGATTGGAGTTTGTTCTGGATGAATAttggactgatttttttttttctacattatttatatttttttatatgcttGTGTAAGCCTAGCTATAGTATCTGACAGTAAAGAAGCGGGTGGAGCAGTGTCGGCAGGAAAATGCAAAGAGGAGCTGAGGACTGCAAATGTACATATCCTTATAGTACCTCACCTCCTATATAATGCCCAGCCAATAAAGCACTGATGGGAGAGCATAGTGTATATACACCTATTCACAGGCACAGCAATAGATAATTACTATTATATACAGTGCCGGGCttgtaataggctgcgggcttgtgactgcatttacatgtgtgaacagcgctctatgcaagccatcagtgtgcagttttatcatctagtttttggcctgggctatgtacaactgcagcccatctttgctgtaagcatATGCAATAAGGGTATAAAAAAGGGAGTACAAACACGTAAGGAAGATATAGTAGGATGAAGAGGAGAGTATGACTTCTGATCCATTGCCTGCTCCTGCGGTTACATATGAATGAGCCTCTCGCTGGCAGTCTGATTAATGATACAGCCTCTATGCCTGCATTGTATCAACCGCCCGTCATGGGTCTAAACAGACAGTAACAGGAGGCCTATAAGCATGATGTAGGGTTAGATGGAGCCATCTGTTTTTATTATGCAGTTCACCAGGGCTCATATAGTTGTCATGCATTAGACATGTAATCAAAtgatattttattttgtttttcagtGTTCCTGAGTTACCTCTGCTTCGTTCTCCTGATGTTGACGTTGCTGATATTTTGGCTTTCTCCAACGTATGGGAAGAAAAATATCATGGTATACATAGGTGTGTGTTCGCTGTTGGGCACATTTACTGTGCCCTGTACCAAAGGTATTGGACTTTTTGCTCAAGATGCTTTTACCAACAATCCAAATAATTCAAGCTCAACGTACCTTTTCCTGTGCCTCCTCGCAGTCCTGGGGTGTAGCATTCTCATCCAGTTTCGATATATTAACAAAGCACTTGAAAACTATGACTCTTGTGTATTTAGTGCTATTTATTATGTTACATTCACAACATTAGTCTTGGTTGCAACTGCAATTCTCTTTCAAGAATGGACCAAAGTAGGAGCTGTAGACTTCTTGGCCATGGTGTGTGGGTTTACGACGGTGTCTACTGGAGTCATCCTAATCCAAATGTTTAAAGAGTTTAATATCAGTTTCCGAGAGCTAAATAAGACACCAGAGAAGAAAGAGTGAAAAGACCAGCCTGAAATATGACAAGTGGCTATTCCCCTGTCACACTGGCCGAAGCTCAATAATATTTAacactttgttttttgttttacaaaGGCAATGTAGTCTTTATGATAGCTCAATCCGTTTGCACTGCTGGAGAAGAGAAGCCTACAACTATAACCTACACTTGGCGAGGACCAGCCCACTTGTATGTAGTTACCATATATGACTTTATTATGTTGGCGTGAGGGTGTACCTTATACTTCATCTAACCTGCTGACTAGTTTCTAGTgttgggggagggagggaggagcaaAGCTCAGGGTAGAACTAGACTGTCACCAAGGCTTTGATATCTATGCTTATTTAGAATATACCCCCTGTATGTTGATTTAATGTTACTGTGGACTAGTTTGGCTGTGGAGTATGGCATCTAAATTTATAGGCTGCTTCAATCACATCCCGTTACCCTGGGCCTATGCTGGTTCAAGCGGCTCTCACTACGAGCAGATAAAGCAATACCTACTCTCAAAAGGGTTTCATTAGTGCCTGCCTTTGTATTATCCATTGACTTTCTATCACTAATTATTGCTGCTCTCTATAAGAGAAGTTCTTAAaatgtggaaagaggggtcagtttTCTTCAGATGATCCTATGAAAAATCCTCAATTATTCATCCAGAAAGAAACAAATTATTTCTTATAGCCATATGTCTGTTTTTTATGTTTATATGCATCTGTTTAAACTGATCAGAATAGTGCATACTTCCATTTTTTTGACACAACACTCATGAACTGCCCCATTCACTTACACTGGTCTTTGCGAAGCCCATATCACCACCGTTACTTTTACAGATGAGGCAATGTGTCCTACCAGTCGTTTTTTCCTCACAATAAAGGGAATCTTTCCGCTATGTAAGCGGAAgaaagcatgctgcaagggttaacacagagaattcagcgaTGCCTGGTTTGTCAAGGTCTGTTCTGTTGTTTATTTACTAtgattgtttaagcagcaggacacagCAGAACTAATTGCTGGACCTGCAATGTCACACGAATggcagtccggcacgccccctcctctgacacctcattgtcaatgcacaatctctatagagagcctgctgTGAGCGGGACAgctatctcagctctgctacatggctaaatctaaaaattgcgATTGTATcagaaccactgcacccagtaatctaagtgatacatcattggatttagggtctctttgcctacatcatgatgctcttagatgatgtagcaaaaaccagctgatagattccctttatatGTGGTCACGGGGGTCAGTAGTCCATGATTACAAAATGGCTCATATACAGACTCAAAGGGAGTATCTTTACATAAAGGAAATATTTTAATTTCTCTATGATTAATTATACTATGGCTAAGAGGACTGGGCTTGCCGCATGTCTAGCATAGTGGAATTTGGCCAAATGAGTTGGGGGGAATTGTTCATGGTAAGTGGATGATATATTTGGAGGGTCTTAACTGCAAGCTGGCTATTCAGTTGCATGTCATCTACATGAGAACAGCAAGCTAAGCTACCTAATAGGGATAGGGCTTTGTGTGGGGGGTTAGAAGGGGCCTACTTATGCCTCATGACTCTAGCATCAATTCAAGGGAAATGATTGAAGCTCTCCAAGGAAAGCAAAGACAGATAATAGCGTGAAAGCCAGTGATCAGACCCCTGACACCTCGTCCCTCTCCTGGAGGTGGTGGGTTTCTTTGTATTTAACCCAGTAAAGCTGTGACACAGTGATAACACGGGTGTTCATAACTCACAGAATCTATTACCGCTGTGATGTCACCAGTGATTGATCCAGTAGACAGGTAGCTCTTTAATTGCCTGAAATGTCTAATT includes these proteins:
- the NIPA1 gene encoding magnesium transporter NIPA1 produces the protein MELPPELPLLGLSVAVFSSLLNGSTFVLQKKGILRARTRGVSYLTDLIWWIGTITMALGQIGNFLAYTAAPAVLVTPLGALGIPFGSILASYVLKEKLNFLGKLGCLLSCVGSIILIIHSPKSESITSRAEFEEKLSNPVFLSYLCFVLLMLTLLIFWLSPTYGKKNIMVYIGVCSLLGTFTVPCTKGIGLFAQDAFTNNPNNSSSTYLFLCLLAVLGCSILIQFRYINKALENYDSCVFSAIYYVTFTTLVLVATAILFQEWTKVGAVDFLAMVCGFTTVSTGVILIQMFKEFNISFRELNKTPEKKE